The segment CGGCCGCGCATCCTGGCCCGTACCGAGGAAGTGCTGCGTCCGACGCTTCGTCGCATAGAAGTACCGCGCCGACCGACTGTTCGTCGGCGGCGCGGCACGGGTACTTCGTAGAGCGGAGCTCAGGCCTCGGCGCTGGGGGTTCCCTCGGCAGAGGCGCGTGCAGCAGCGTCGGCTTCCATGGCCTCACGCAGGCTACGCGGACGCATGTCGGTCCAGTTCTTCTCGACGTACTCCAGGCAAGCGGCGCGGGTGTCTTCACCGAAGACGACACGCCATCCCTGGGGGA is part of the Rhodococcus sp. SBT000017 genome and harbors:
- a CDS encoding MbtH family protein codes for the protein MSTNPFDDEDGRFFVLVNDEDQHSLWPTFSEVPQGWRVVFGEDTRAACLEYVEKNWTDMRPRSLREAMEADAAARASAEGTPSAEA